One segment of Buteo buteo chromosome 6, bButBut1.hap1.1, whole genome shotgun sequence DNA contains the following:
- the RAG2 gene encoding V(D)J recombination-activating protein 2 — protein MAQSPNKMSLQVASAVSNSSLLQPGFSLLNFDGHVFFLGQKGWPKRSCPTGVFLLDIKQNELKMKPAFFSKDSCYLPPLRYPALCTLRGNAESDEYQYIIHGGKTPNNDLSDKIYVMSLVSKNSKKAMLQCVEKDLGGDVPEARYGHTINVVHSRGKSMSVIFGGRAYTPLAQRTTEKWNSVVDCLPSVFLVDFEFGCCTSYVLPELQDGLAFHVSVARNDTIYILGGHSLQNNTRSPSLYKLKVDLPLGSPAVTCTILPGGISVSSAIVTQTSDSEFVLVGGYQSDNQKRLVCNTIVLEDSKIEIVERVSPDWTPDIKHCRMWFGCDMGKGSVLLGIPGANKQLISDANYFYILRCKGAEEDQEEELMAQISSQTSTEDPGDSTPFEDSEEFCFSAEANSFDVDDTDTYNEDDEEDESETGYWITCSASCNIDINTWVPFYSTELNKPAMILCSSGAGHWVHAQCMDLSESMLLRLSEANVKYFCNEHVDLNKGLQTPKKVVHLKKQPMKPLRKKTTMKLTTPAKKSFLRRLFE, from the coding sequence ATGGCCCAGTCACCAAACAAAATGTCGCTGCAGGTGGCATCGGCCGTCAGTAATTCGTCCTTGCTTCAGCCAGGCTTCTCTCTCCTGAATTTTGATgggcatgttttctttttggggCAGAAAGGATGGCCAAAGAGATCCTGTCCCACTGGTGTTTTCCTTCTCGATATAAAGCAGAACGAGCTCAAAATGAAACCTGCCTTCTTCTCTAAAGACTCCTGCTACCTCCCCCCCCTCCGCTACCCTGCTCTTTGCACGCTCAGAGGCAATGCGGAGTCTGACGAGTACCAGTATATCATCCATGGTGGGAAAACACCTAACAATGACCTTTCTGATAAAATTTATGTTATGAGTCTGGTCAGCAAAAATAGCAAGAAAGCCATGTTGCAATGCGTTGAGAAAGACCTGGGTGGAGATGTCCCTGAAGCTAGATATGGGCATACAATTAACGTAGTTCATAGCCGGGGAAAAAGCATGAGCGTTATATTTGGAGGGAGAGCATATACTCCTCTTGCACAAAGAACCACTGAAAAATGGAACAGTGTAGTTGACTGTTTGCCGTCTGTGTTTCTCGTTGATTTTGAGTTTGGATGCTGTACATCATACGTACTTCCAGAGCTCCAAGATGGACTCGCTTTCCACGTTTCAGTGGCCAGAAACGATACAATCTACATTTTGGGAGGCCATTCGCTTCAAAATAACACGAGGTCCCCCAGCTTGTACAAGCTAAAAGTGGATCTCCCGCTGGGCAGCCCAGCTGTGACCTGCACCATTTTGCCAGGGGGGATATCTGTGTCAAGTGCTATCGTGACTCAAACCAGTGATTCCGAATTTGTCCTTGTTGGGGGCTACCAGTCTGACAACCAGAAACGGTTGGTGTGTAACACCATAGTTCTGGAAGATAGTAAGATAGAGATTGTCGAAAGGGTGAGCCCAGACTGGACACCAGATATCAAACACTGCAGGATGTGGTTTGGCTGTGATATGGGTAAAGGGTCTGTATTGCTGGGCATTCCAGGAGCCAACAAACAGTTAATCTCAGATGCAAACTACTTCTACATTTTGAGATGCAAAGGAGCAGAAGAGGACCAGGAGGAAGAACTGATGGCACAAATTTCCAGTCAGACCTCAACCGAAGACCCTGGAGACTCCACTCCATTTGAAGATTCGGAAGAGTTTTGTTTTAGTGCTGAAGCCAATAGTTTTGATGTTGATGATACTGACACTTacaatgaagatgatgaagaagaTGAATCAGAAACAGGCTACTGGATCACCTGCTCTGCCAGTTGCAATATTGACATTAACACCTGGGTCCCTTTCTATTCAACAGAGCTCAACAAGCCTGCAATGATCCTGTGCTCCAGTGGGGCTGGCCACTGGGTCCACGCGCAATGTATGGATCTCTCAGAGAGCATGCTCCTACGTCTCTCAGAAGCAAATGTCAAGTACTTCTGCAATGAGCACGTTGACCTTAATAAAGGGCTACAAACTCCCAAAAAGGTGGTGCACCTGAAAAAGCAACCCATGAAACCATTGCGTAAAAAGACAACCATGAAGTTAACAACGCCAGCGAAAAAGTCCTTTCTTCGGAGGTTGTTTGAATAG
- the RAG1 gene encoding LOW QUALITY PROTEIN: V(D)J recombination-activating protein 1 (The sequence of the model RefSeq protein was modified relative to this genomic sequence to represent the inferred CDS: deleted 1 base in 1 codon; substituted 1 base at 1 genomic stop codon) produces MALLLILEDKXLTASFSFSGGLVSARLQMSVTSQMDLPEEIQHPYTKFSEWKFKLFKVRSFEKRLSDDSQHINKDQVEEVTSSSKEIILHKDEAVPRGEKMDLMGNRQALEKDANDMQTEDNKAHQNNLKQLCRICGVSFKTDCYKRSHPVHGPVDDETLWLLRKKEKKATSWPDLIAKVFKIDVRGDVDTIHPTQFCHNCWTIIHRKFSNTPCEVYFPRNGTMEWQPHSPNCAVCHTTKRGVKRKSQPPRVQHGKRVKTVAERARINRGVKNQAQINNKNLVKEIVNCKNIHLSTKLLAVDYPVDFIKSISCQICEHILADPVETTCRHLFCRICILKCIKVMGSYCPSCWYPCFPTDLVTPVKSFLNILDSLGIRCPVKECDEEILHGKYGQHLSSHKEMKEKEPYSHVNKGGRPRQHLLSLTRRAQKHRLRELKRQVKAFAEKEEGGDIKAVCMTLFLLALRAKNEHRQADELEAIMQGRGSGLHPAVCLAIRVNTFLSCSQYHKMYRTVKAVTGRQIFQPLHALRTAEKALLPGYHPFEWKPPLKNVSTNTEVGIIDGLSGLPLSIDDYPVDTIAKRFRYDAALVCALKDMEEEILEGMKAKNLDDYLNGPFTVVVKESCDGMGDVSEKHGNGPAVPEKAVRFSFTVMNIAIAHGNESKRIFEEVKPNSELCCKPLCLMLADESDHETLTAILSPLIAEREAMKNSELLLEMGGILRTFKFIFRGTGYDEKLVREVEGLEASGSTYICTLCDATRLEASQNLVFHSITRSHAENLERYEIWRSNPYHESVDELRDRVKGVSAKPFIETVPSIDALHCDIGNATEFYRIFQMEIGEVYKNPDVSKEERKRWQLILDKHLRKKMNLKPMMRMSGNFARKLMSKETVEAVCELIKCEERHEALKELMDLYLKMKPVWRSSCPAKECPELLCQYSYNSQRFAELLSTKFKYRYEGKITNYFHKTLAHVPEIIERDGSIGAWASEGNESGNKLFRRFRKMNARQSKCYEMEDVLKHHWLYTSKYLQKFMNAHKTLKSQGFTIDPEDSLGDSLPLEVLESNDLSEL; encoded by the exons ATGgcattattattaattttggaAGATAAG TAACTTacagcttctttctctttctcaggtGGTCTGGTTTCTGCCAGACTGCAGATGTCAGTAACATCACAAATGGACCTTCCTGAAGAAATTCAGCATCCGTATACAAAATTTTCTGAATGGAAATTCAAGCTGTTTAAAGTGAGATCATTTGAAAAGAGACTTTCTGATGACAGCCAGCACATAAACAAAGACCAGGTGGAAGAGGTCACCTCTTCAAGCAAAGAAATCATACTGCATAAAGATGAAGCGGTGCCAAGAGGAGAAAAGATGGACTTAATGGGCAATAGGCAAGCACTTGAGAAAGATGCCAATGACATGCAAACAGAAGACAATAAAGCTCATCAGAACAATCTGAAGCAACTTTGCCGCATCTGTGgagtttcatttaaaactgattGTTACAAGAGAAGTCATCCAGTACATGGGCCTGTGGATGATGAAACTCTGTGGcttctgagaaagaaagagaaaaaagcaacctCTTGGCCAGATCTTATTGCTAAGGTTTTTAAGATTGATGTGCGAGGGGATGTTGATACGATCCATCCCACTCAATTTTGTCACAACTGTTGGACTATTATCCATAGAAAATTCAGTAATACTCCATGTGAAGTATATTTTCCTAGAAACGGCACAATGGAGTGGCAACCCCACTCCCCAAACTGTGCTGTGTGCCACACTACCAAGCGGGGAGTCAAGAGAAAAAGCCAGCCACCCCGTGTACAACATGGCAAACGTGTGAAGACCGTTGCAGAACGTGCTCGAATAAACAGAGGTGTAAAGAACCAAGCACagataaacaacaaaaatttagTGAAAGAGATTGTCAATTGCAAGAATATACATCTCAGCACCAAGCTGCTTGCAGTTGATTACCCAGTAGATTTCATTAAATCCATCTCTTGCCAGATCTGTGAGCATATTTTGGCCGATCCAGTGGAAACAACATGCAGACACTTGTTTTGCAGAATTTGCATCCTTAAATGTATCAAGGTTATGGGCAGCTATTGCCCCTCCTGCTGGTATCCTTGCTTCCCTACTGATCTGGTAACCCCAGTGAAATCCTTCCTGAACATCCTTGATAGCCTGGGTATAAGATGCCCTGTAAAGGAATGTGATGAAGAGATCTTGCATGGGAAATACGGCCAACACCTCTCCAGCCACAAGGAGATGAAAGAGAAAGAGCCCTACAGCCATGTAAATAAAGGTGGCCGACCGAGGCAGCATCTCCTGTCTTTGACCAGGAGAGCTCAGAAACATCGTCTGAGAGAACTGAAACGTCAAGTGAAGGCTTTTGCTGAGAAAGAAGAGGGTGGCGACATAAAGGCTGTATGCATGACTTTGTTCCTGCTAGCGTTAAGAGCAAAAAATGAACACAGACAAGCAGATGAACTGGAGGCTATAATGCAAGGGAGAGGATCTGGACTTCACCCTGCTGTCTGCCTGGCCATCCGAGTCAACACGTTTCTCAGCTGTAGCCAATATCATAAAATGTATAGAACAGTAAAAGCTGTCACTGGAAGGCAGATCTTCCAGCCTTTGCATGCTCTTCGCACTGCTGAGAAAGCCCTCCTACCAGGTTATCATCCATTTGAGTGGAAACCTCCCTTGAAAAATGTCTCCACTAACACAGAAGTGGGAATTATAGATGGACTATCAGGATTGCCACTCTCAATTGATGACTATCCAGTAGACACAATTGCAAAGAGATTTCGATATGATGCAGCCTTGGTTTGTGCCTTAAAGGACATGGAGGAGGAGATCTTGGAAGgcatgaaagcaaaaaacctgGATGACTATTTGAACGGTCCCTTCACTGTGGTAGTAAAAGAGTCCTGTGATGGAATGGGAGATGTCAGTGAGAAGCATGGAAATGGACCTGCTGTCCCAGAGAAGGCTGTTCGCTTTTCTTTCACAGTCATGAACATTGCTATAGCACATGGGAATGAAAGCAAGAGGATCTTTGAAGAAGTAAAGCCCAATTCAGAGTTGTGTTGCAAGCCCTTGTGCCTTATGCTGGCTGATGAATCCGATCATGAAACTCTGACGGCAATCCTGAGCCCCCTCATAGCAGAAAGAGAGGCTATGAAAAACAGTGAACTGCTACTTGAAATGGGAGGCATCCTGAGAACATTCAAATTCATCTTTAGGGGTACAGGATACGATGAGAAACTTGTGCGGGAAGTGGAAGGGCTGGAGGCCTCAGGTTCCACTTACATTTGTACCCTGTGTGACGCAACCCGCCTGGAGGCATCCCAGAATTTGGTCTTCCACTCCATAACCAGGAGCCATGCTGAAAATCTGGAGCGGTATGAAATATGGAGGTCCAACCCATACCACGAATCTGTTGATGAGCTCCGTGACAGAGTGAAGGGTGTTTCAGCCAAACCTTTTATTGAGACCGTTCCGTCCATAGATGCCTTGCACTGCGACATTGGCAACGCAACAGAATTCTACAGGATCTTCCAGATGGAGATCGGTGAAGTTTACAAGAATCCTGATGTTTCtaaagaggagaggaagaggtgGCAGTTGATTCTGGACAAACATCTCAGGAAGAAGATGAACTTGAAGCCTATGATGAGGATGAGTGGAAATTTTGCTAGAAAGCTCATGTCCAAAGAGACAGTAGAGGCAGTATGTGAGTTAATAAAGTGTGAGGAAAGGCATGAAGCCCTGAAAGAACTAATGGACCTTTATCTGAAGATGAAGCCAGTGTGGCGATCCTCGTGCCCTGCCAAGGAGTGTCCAGAATTGCTGTGCCAGTATAGCTATAATTCACAGCGTTTTGCTGAGCTCCTATCGACAAAGTTCAAGTACAGATATGAAGGCAAGATTACGAACTATTTCCACAAAACCCTTGCTCATGTTCCTGAAATCATTGAAAGAGATGGTTCCATTGGGGCCTGGGCAAGTGAAGGAAATGAGTCTGGAAACAAACTGTTTAGGAGGTTCCGAAAAATGAATGCCAGGCAGTCCAAATGCTATGAGATGGAGGATGTCTTGAAGCATCACTGGCTATATACCTCTAAGTACCTCCAGAAGTTCATGAATGctcataaaacattaaaaagccaGGGCTTCACCATTGATCCAGAGGATAGTTTAGGTGACTCCTTGCCACTGGAGGTCTTGGAAAGCAATGATTTATCGGAGCTCtaa